A stretch of Armatimonadota bacterium DNA encodes these proteins:
- a CDS encoding class I SAM-dependent methyltransferase translates to VEFIVEDARSFHFPEVYQAVVCVYDSLNHIMNMEELSLVFRNVQSCLLPGGLFLFDLNMAEGYKTRWRGSFGIVEDDHVCVVRASFDEGKEVGQTAVTMFRLAGALWHRSDVTLWQRCYSESEVRSGLEVAGFTDIQTLDAQKDLGWARDAGRVFLLSRKADGEGGDG, encoded by the coding sequence CTGTAGAGTTCATTGTCGAAGACGCCCGGAGTTTCCACTTCCCGGAAGTCTATCAGGCTGTCGTGTGCGTCTATGACAGTCTCAATCACATCATGAACATGGAAGAATTGTCCCTGGTCTTCCGAAACGTACAATCGTGCTTGCTACCAGGAGGCTTGTTTCTCTTTGACCTGAACATGGCAGAAGGGTATAAGACGCGCTGGCGGGGCTCCTTTGGGATTGTGGAAGACGACCACGTTTGCGTTGTCCGGGCAAGTTTTGATGAGGGCAAAGAGGTGGGCCAAACAGCCGTCACCATGTTTCGATTAGCTGGTGCTCTATGGCACCGCTCTGATGTGACCCTTTGGCAACGGTGCTATTCCGAGTCGGAAGTCCGGTCCGGCCTTGAAGTAGCAGGCTTTACGGATATTCAGACCCTCGATGCGCAGAAAGATTTGGGATGGGCAAGGGACGCCGGGAGAGTTTTCTTGCTCAGCCGGAAGGCAGATGGAGAGGGTGGCGACGGCTGA